From Excalfactoria chinensis isolate bCotChi1 chromosome 4, bCotChi1.hap2, whole genome shotgun sequence, one genomic window encodes:
- the PAPSS1 gene encoding bifunctional 3'-phosphoadenosine 5'-phosphosulfate synthase 1 yields the protein MELPESQCKKAKLSNRMPNWGMQRATNVTYQAHHVSRNKRGQVVGTRSGFRGCTVWLTGLSGAGKTTVSMALEEYLVCHGIPCYTLDGDNIRQGLNKNLGFTPEDREENVRRIAEVAKLFADAGLVCITSFISPYAQDRNNARRIHEGASLPFFEVFVDAPLHVCEQRDVKGLYKKARAGEIKGFTGIDSEYEKPEAPELVLKTDSCDVNDCVQQVVELLQERDIVPVDASYEVKELYVPENKLKLAKSDAESLLTLEINKVDMQWVQVLAEGWATPLSGFMREREYLQCLHFDCLLDGGVINLSVPIVLTATQEDKERLDGCTAIALVYEGRRVAILRNPEFYEHRKEERCARQWGTTCKDHPYIKMVMEQGNWLVGGDLQVLDRIYWNDGLDQYRLTPAELRQKFKEMNADAVFAFQLRNPVHNGHALLMQDTHKQLLERGYRRPVLLLHPLGGWTKEDDVPLMWRMKQHAAVLEEGVLNPETTVVAIFPSPMMYAGPTEVQWHCRSRMVAGANFYIVGRDPAGMPHPGTGKDLYEPTHGAKVLTMAPGLRALEIVPFRVAAYNKKKKSMDYYDSEHHEDFEFISGTRMRKLAREGQNPPEGFMAPKAWTVLTEYYKSLEKA from the exons gTCTATCTGGTGCTGGGAAGACCACAGTTAGCATGGCCCTGGAGGAGTATTTAGTATGCCATGGCATTCCATGCTATACTTTGGATGGTGACAATATTCGCCAAGGCCTTAATAAGAATCTGGGTTTCACACcagaagacagagaagaaaatgtccGTCGGATTGCTGAGGTTGCTAAACTGTTTGCAGATGCTGGTTTGGTGTGCATCACAAGTTTCATCTCTCCTTATGCTCAG GATCGTAATAATGCTAGACGAATTCATGAAGGGGCCAGCTTGCctttttttgaagtatttgtgGATGCTCCCTTGCATGTTTGCGAACAAAGAGATGTTAAGGGATTGTATAAGAAAGCCAGAGCTGGAGAAATTAAAG GCTTTACTGGGATCGACTCTGAGTATGAAAAACCAGAAGCGCCAGAGCTTGTGCTGAAAACCGATTCCTGTGATGTGAATGATTGTGTACAACAAGTTGTGGAACTTCTTCAAGAGAGG GACATCGTACCAGTAGATGCCTCGTATGAGGTGAAAGAGCTTTATGTgccagaaaacaaactgaagttgGCTAAAAGTGATGCTGAGTCTCTCTTAACCTTGGAAATAAACAAG GTGGATATGCAGTGGGTGCAGGTGTTGGCAGAAGGTTGGGCAACACCCCTGAGTGGCTTCATGAGGGAGAGAGAATACCTGCAGTGCCTTCACTTTGACTGTCTCCTTGATG GGGGAGTTATTAATCTTTCAGTGCCTATAGTGCTAACAGCTACACAGGAAGACAAAGAAAGGCTGGATGGTTGTACAGCAATTGCATTAGTGTATGAGGGTCGCCGCGTAGCCATTCTCCGTAATCCAGAATTCTATGAGCATAGGAAGGAGGAACGCTGTGCGAGGCAGTGGGGAACAACATGCAAGGATCATCCTTACATAAAG ATGGTTATGGAGCAAGGGAATTGGCTTGTAGGTGGAGATCTACAGGTCCTTGATCGTATTTATTGGAATGATGGACTTGATCAGTACCGTCTCACTCCAGCTGAACTAAGACAGAAGTTCAAGGAAATGAATGCTG ATGCTGTCTTTGCATTCCAGTTACGCAACCCAGTGCACAATGGGCATGCACTTTTAATGCAGGATACTCATAAGCAGCTTTTGGAACGTGGCTACAGGCGTCCAGTTTTGCTCTTGCACCCACTTGGAGGCTGGACAAAGGAGGATGATGTTCCTCTCATGTGGCGCATGAAACAGCATGCTGCAGTACTGGAGGAAGGAGTCTTGAATCCAGAAACAACTGTAGTGGCTATATTCCCTTCCCCCATGATGTATGCTGGACCAACAGAG GTTCAGTGGCACTGCAGATCACGGATGGTTGCAGGTGCTAACTTCTACATTGTAGGGCGAGATCCTGCAGGGATGCCACACCCTGGTACTGGGAAAGATCTGTATGAACCAACCCATGGTGCCAAAGTGTTGACAATGGCCCCAGGCCTCCGAGCACTGGAAATTGTACCCTTCAGGGTTGCAGCttataataagaaaaagaagtccaTGGACTACTATGACTCTGAGCA CCATGAAGACTTCGAATTTATATCGGGGACCCGCATGCGCAAGCTGGCTCGAGAAGGACAAAACCCACCAGAAGGCTTCATGGCTCCTAAGGCTTGGACTGTGCTGACAGAATACTACAAATCCTTGGAGAAGGCTTAG